The proteins below come from a single Leptospiraceae bacterium genomic window:
- a CDS encoding polysaccharide deacetylase family protein, with protein sequence MNNLKILMFHRVLPDKEIEKPNAYFSRGTAITKSKFIEILNKIKDLNYKVLNFLEFSEKLRSNKSFENCICLTFDDGYIDNYTIAFPILKNYNFTATFFPILDFCFHNKISYLDFYYQIIDSCNFDSKEREEFIKGKTKKRFLSMNEKEVESFLSELQSENDLNLSYSYNNYMNESQIRELIENGNEIGSHTMSHRILTLLEKKEIEYELIESKRLIQTLTGSHQISFCYPHGKFNQSIIHLLKKSNYKFACTVQLDSKDFRWAIPRIFVKENTNIEDIFQY encoded by the coding sequence ATGAATAACCTAAAAATTTTAATGTTTCATCGAGTATTGCCTGATAAAGAAATCGAGAAACCCAATGCTTATTTTTCTCGGGGTACTGCTATTACAAAAAGTAAGTTTATAGAAATATTAAATAAAATTAAAGATTTAAATTATAAAGTTTTGAATTTTCTTGAATTTTCAGAAAAACTTCGATCGAATAAAAGTTTTGAAAATTGTATCTGTTTAACTTTTGATGATGGTTACATTGACAATTATACTATTGCGTTTCCTATCTTGAAGAATTATAATTTTACTGCGACCTTTTTTCCCATTTTAGATTTCTGTTTTCATAACAAAATAAGCTATCTAGACTTTTACTATCAAATTATTGATTCATGTAACTTTGATTCAAAAGAAAGAGAAGAATTCATTAAAGGTAAAACGAAAAAGAGATTTTTATCAATGAATGAAAAAGAAGTCGAAAGTTTTTTGTCAGAATTACAATCCGAAAATGATTTAAATCTATCCTATTCTTATAACAATTATATGAATGAATCTCAAATTAGAGAATTAATTGAAAATGGAAATGAAATAGGTTCCCATACAATGAGTCATAGAATCTTAACTCTACTAGAAAAAAAAGAAATAGAATATGAATTAATAGAATCAAAAAGATTGATACAAACTTTGACCGGTTCTCATCAAATCTCTTTTTGTTATCCTCATGGAAAGTTTAATCAGAGTATTATTCATTTATTAAAAAAAAGTAATTATAAATTTGCATGTACGGTTCAATTAGATTCCAAAGATTTTAGATGGGCAATACCGAGAATATTTGTAAAAGAAAATACAAATATAGAAGATATATTTCAATATTAG
- a CDS encoding phytanoyl-CoA dioxygenase family protein, whose amino-acid sequence MNLISEEDKFFFDTNGYLVKKNFFKESECDSLKEKMLSLKNEFANEIGVSIDDYMRNITQWRDLWSKDNLFRNFISDARVWKSASILMNAKGATLFFDQLISKPPIYSNDLPWHRDLPFWPVNGIGLSCWIPLQTTTKEMGTLEFISGSHKWEVNQAVDFINEDFSELNNHPDKIQIEAYIGDVVFIHGLVWHYSSKNQKNITRDAYVSSWIPPESVFSPELSDWHPSMEHITVSPGEHLNEDWFLSFGERTNYLENKSTIKEKQKRKDENNLNIFNSKKYLEKLFKKILRPHIEINDSLELGQILSIPDVINLITKLSIENQFIEITKADSLSKTLKDLRITSEAYRLNRSRNVSSSSYKEWKELMGTKWEDKFGE is encoded by the coding sequence ATGAACTTAATATCTGAAGAAGATAAGTTTTTTTTTGATACAAATGGCTATCTTGTAAAAAAGAATTTTTTCAAAGAATCAGAATGTGATTCACTTAAAGAAAAAATGCTTTCTTTAAAAAACGAATTTGCAAACGAAATTGGAGTTAGTATTGATGATTACATGAGAAATATAACTCAATGGAGAGATTTATGGAGTAAAGATAACCTTTTTAGGAATTTTATTTCAGATGCAAGAGTGTGGAAGTCTGCATCTATCTTAATGAATGCAAAGGGGGCAACTCTCTTTTTCGATCAATTAATTTCCAAGCCTCCTATTTATAGCAATGATTTGCCTTGGCATAGAGATTTACCTTTTTGGCCTGTAAATGGAATAGGATTATCTTGCTGGATTCCCTTACAAACGACAACGAAAGAAATGGGTACCCTAGAATTCATTTCTGGGTCGCACAAATGGGAAGTAAATCAAGCTGTAGATTTTATCAATGAAGATTTTTCTGAATTAAATAATCATCCGGATAAAATTCAAATAGAAGCCTATATAGGTGATGTTGTTTTTATTCATGGATTAGTTTGGCATTATTCATCTAAGAATCAGAAGAATATCACTAGGGATGCATATGTCAGCTCTTGGATTCCGCCGGAATCAGTTTTTTCTCCTGAACTATCCGATTGGCATCCAAGCATGGAACATATAACAGTTTCTCCTGGAGAACATCTCAATGAAGATTGGTTTTTAAGTTTTGGAGAGAGAACCAATTATTTAGAAAATAAATCAACCATAAAAGAAAAACAAAAAAGAAAAGATGAAAATAATTTAAATATTTTTAATAGTAAAAAATATTTAGAAAAATTGTTCAAAAAAATTTTAAGGCCTCATATTGAAATAAATGATTCATTAGAACTTGGTCAAATTCTTTCTATTCCAGATGTAATAAATTTAATTACAAAACTTTCAATTGAAAATCAATTCATTGAAATTACAAAAGCAGATAGCCTATCTAAAACTCTAAAAGACTTAAGAATCACCTCAGAAGCTTATAGATTAAACCGATCGAGAAATGTCTCCAGTTCTTCTTACAAAGAATGGAAAGAATTAATGGGAACCAAATGGGAGGACAAATTTGGTGAATGA
- a CDS encoding M20/M25/M40 family metallo-hydrolase — translation MNIREKLSKLIGYYSIANEIGDNISVINFITNTLTNLGFHCVVAEKSKYNQPCIIAKREALNNGLGSIVLYGHYDVEKIKDFSKWETNPLTLTKKEDRLYGVGIADNKGPLMARIQAVENLLKSGDPCPEILWLIQGEEEVGSEITHEIFKEPMQNSKALIFVDETAYHKNRTQEFLVGEKNESIVKIIEHLSKFLSSKDISYEIQIRNLNKSFTPGSCPFLSNIPSGKIYFAFGPNDQKSNIHRSNESLDEDYLEHHILQFEEFLKFIAKYNI, via the coding sequence ATGAATATTAGGGAAAAATTATCTAAATTGATTGGTTATTATTCTATTGCAAATGAAATAGGTGATAATATTAGCGTTATTAATTTTATTACCAATACTTTAACTAACTTAGGATTTCACTGTGTAGTAGCGGAAAAGAGTAAATACAATCAGCCCTGTATTATCGCAAAAAGAGAAGCCTTAAATAATGGATTGGGATCTATCGTTTTATACGGACATTATGATGTAGAAAAAATTAAGGATTTTTCTAAATGGGAAACAAACCCTCTCACACTAACCAAAAAAGAAGATAGACTTTATGGTGTGGGAATCGCGGATAACAAAGGTCCATTAATGGCAAGGATTCAAGCAGTAGAAAATTTATTAAAGTCGGGAGATCCTTGTCCTGAAATTCTTTGGCTAATTCAAGGGGAAGAAGAAGTAGGCTCCGAAATTACTCATGAAATTTTTAAAGAACCGATGCAAAATTCAAAAGCCCTTATCTTCGTTGATGAGACTGCTTATCATAAGAATCGCACTCAAGAATTTTTAGTTGGAGAAAAAAATGAATCCATTGTAAAAATTATTGAGCACTTAAGTAAGTTTCTAAGTTCAAAAGATATTTCTTATGAAATACAAATTCGAAATTTAAATAAATCATTTACACCAGGCTCCTGTCCATTTCTCAGTAATATTCCTTCTGGTAAAATATATTTTGCCTTTGGACCTAATGATCAAAAATCTAATATTCATCGAAGCAATGAATCACTTGATGAAGATTATTTAGAGCACCATATACTTCAATTTGAAGAATTTTTAAAGTTTATTGCTAAGTATAACATTTAA